CAAATCTCACGTATCCAGGTACGAAAGCCATTTTCGAGTTCACTGGGAGAAAGAAGGGAAAATACACGATTGAAAGTGTCATGAGAAGGGACACATTTAAAGTCCTTTATACGTGAGCGGAAGAAAGACTCGTGCATCTTACCAAAATCGGCAACCTCATACCAGCTTTCCGCACCGCCGATGACTGCTGCCATTGCGATATAAAATATACACTCGAAACTGTGTGCCCTTAAATGATCACGACGGGGATCCTTTATTGTACGGAGTATTGAGATGATTTCCATTGGATGTTTTTTAACTTGAATATATAGGACAAAAGTAAAGAAAAAAGCTATTGTAAACAGGATGTATCACTGAGATTCTTCAAACTTAGTTTGATTTTCAGTCTATTAAGTAATGCGTCAGCCCTGCGCATATAGGTTCATCCGCTGTAAGATTATTAATCTTCAGGCTGCAAGATTATTAATCTTACAAGCGGAAGATTATTAATCTTACAACAGACGAGGTTATCGTGAAAGCAAGAAGATAATAACGACAACCTTTTAAATAATCTGCGTATGGATAAAGTATAGTGGTGTAGTAATGTGCGGTGAACGGAGACAGCATGCTGGAACTGTAACATCAACCAAATGCATAAATTCATACCGTTCATAGTATAAAATCTTTCATTGAATCCCGCAAACATCCCATGCAGGGACGTATCGCATACGCCCGGATGCATCCACTTATCCACACAGATGTCTTCAGGCGCATGCGATACGCCCCTACAGCCAACCGGGCAAAGTGCGGATATGCATAAATCTTTATTTCCTCTATTGCCTGTTCGACGGAGAAATGACTACCTTTGCACCGGAAAACAGTTAAACGATGAAAGAAGCTTTACTTAAACTCCACCTGTCGGTACTGATAGCAGGTGGTACGGGAGTGTTCGGGCGTGTGATTACGCTGAACGAAGGACTGCTGGTGTGGTACCGGCTGCTGCTTGCCACACTGATGTTTTATGTCGTGTTGTTTGTTTTAGACAAATTGCGCAAGGTGCAACGTCGGGATGCGGTACGGATTGCCGCGACGGGTGTGCTGCTTGCCTTGCACTGGCTGTTCTTCTACGGCAGCATCAAGGCATCGAATGTGTCTATCGGCGTGGTCTGCCTCTCGCTGATGAGCTTCTTTACCGCCCTGTTCGACCCGCTCATCAACCGCCACCGGGTATCGGCAAGCGAGGTGCTGTTCAGCCTGATAGGCGTGGCGGGCATCGTGCTGATATTCCATTTCGATACCCGTTACCGTGTGGGCATCCTGATGGGCATCCTCTCGTCGGCACTGGCTTCGCTCTTCACCATCTGCAACAAGCGGGTGGCGTCTGATTATCCGTCGGGCACCGTGCTGCTCTATGAAATGGGAGGAGGTTTCGCAGGGCTGAGCCTGCTGCTGCCTTTCTACCTGCATTTCTTTCCGGTAATGTCGCTCGTACCTTCTGCCGCCGACTGGGGCAGCCTGCTGGCATTGGCTTCGCTCTGTACGGTATGCCTGTACATCCTGCAAATACAGGTGCTGAAACGGATTTCGGCGTTCACGTTCAACCTGACCTACAACCTGGAGCCTATCTACAGCATCATCCTTGCCATGATTATCTTCGGCGAGGCGAAAGACCTGAACGCGAGTTTTTATGCCGGACTGGGGATGATATTCCTGTCGGTGGTGATGCAGACCCTGCGGGTGGTGAGACAGATGAAAAAACGCTGATGCTTACGAAGCATGAAGAGCACAGATAACACAAACGCAAACCAACTTTGCTCTACTATAATATCGTAAAACAAAATTGGTTTGCGAAAATGTTGCATGCAGGCTATCATTTCCCGCAATTCATATTTCTGATTGACTACAATCTGTAATGGAAATAGTCCGTATGGGCTGCTGTTTCACTTTATCCAAGGGAACGGCTTGATAGGACACTTTCGAAAAGTCGATGTCTTTGAGACGGATGCTCCGTATCTCGCTGTTGTACATCGTACGGAAGTAAATGATACGGTGCTTCATGTCGGTTGCCGAAGTCCATTGGGTGGCACTGGGTATATCGGCAGGAACCTTTCCTCCGGCAAACTCGATGCCTACGGGGATATCAAAATTGTTCAATATCTGGAAAGCTTGAAGCACGGTTTTTTCGGCATTCTCCTGCCGGGGTGCCGTAGCCTGATAGAAAGCTGCACGGACGAAACGGGAGGGAGGAGTGACATCACCCGGAATGCCGAGGAATCCGCTTCCAGCACCGAAAGAGGCAAGGCGGACGTTTCCCAACGGCTGGGACGGAGCCGAGCCGGGATAGAGGTTCACGTAATTATTGAGGTTGGTGAGGTGCCACTCGAATCCGGGAGAATTGGTGAGCACGCCCAACGTATTTTCGTAAAACTTGGGTTCTCCGCCGGTGATTTCCAGTACCACTTGCCTGCCAGCAGGGTCGGCAAACCGCCAGTGTACGGTAGAGGCACGCGGGTCGATGGCGATGACATGCGCCTGCCTGACGCTCTCCATCACTTCGTCTATTGTAGCGCACTGGCCCAATATCCACGATACCAATTGCAGGTCGGCAATGCTAGCGTCTTTTTGGGAGGGATTGTAAGTTTCGTATTCTCCGTAATTGGGAAAATAAAAAAGCCCTGCCGACAAGCCGGCTTCGTTAATGCCTTCGGCTATAAAGTCTTTTTGTTCTACGGCAAGCCCCACGTAGCCGTAACGTGCGGTAAAGCTCATGCCTTGTGTACCATCGGGGGTATAGGAATGTTGGGTATATCCGCGCGGAACAATGACGTATTGGCTATTAAGGTCGCTTCCGCCCCATTCAATGGTGCGTGCTACGATGGCGGTACTGTCCCGGCTGGTCAAAGTAATGCCGGTGCAAGCGTTGACGGGAAGAGAGGCAGCAAACAATGCTACCAGTGCTCCTACTAAAAAAAATGTTCGAATTTTCATATTTATCAGTCTTTTATGATTAAACAAAAGATGTTGCCAAATTGTTCATTCATGCCGGTACAGCCTGCCCTCTTTCTGAATTATCTGTTCTTCTGCCAGCAGATAGGCCAGCGACTTTAAGATTTTCTCCTCCTCAAAAGGAAGCGCATGGATTATTTCTTGAGGTATCCGGGAAGCTTCCGCCAATAAAGAAAAAATGCCGTGAGCGATATCTTCGTATTCGCCTTTCCTCAATCCCGAAGCGTGTTTTTCAAGGCATACGTCGCATTGCCCGCAATTGTGCCCGTTCTTTTCTCCGAAATAGCGCAAGAGCATCCGGCTCCGGCACTTGCCATCGCTCTCGGCATAGTCCAACATGGCATGAATGCGCTTCTCGTAACTGTCCTTACGGTCTTCGTACACCTCCTTGCTTAACACGACGGTGTTCTGCCTCTCGCGCGTATATATAATATAAGGTGTCTTCTTGCCCGGTATATAATGGAGAACGTGCCGTTTGGTGAGGAGAATGAGCGTGTCGTACACCTGCTGGCGGGTAAGTCCGCTCCGCCGGGCAAGGATTTCCTCGCTGATGTAAGCATAATCGCTGAACACACCCGTATAAGAGCGCAAGATGACGCGGAGCAAACTCTCCGTATCGGGATTGTTTTCGTTGATGCGGTACAACTCATCGCGCCTCAGGGTGAAAATCAGGCGGGAAGCATTGTCTTGTTCGTCGGTGTATTCCAGATAACCGGCACGGGTAAGTATTTTCAAAGCACTGTCTACCCTCACGGGAAAATGCTTGAAATTCTGGCAAAACTCGTCGATGTTGAACGCGAACGTACATCCCCTTCCGTCGCCCATCGCCATCTGATAATAATAATTAATGTGTTCATACACCTGACGGATATAGTCTTTTTCGGGGAAGGTATCGCCGATGCGTTTCTTCAGGATGGTCTTGTCTGCCTGTGCATAAAGAAGCACGGCGTATGCTTTCTGTCCATCACGCCCTGCACGTCCGGCTTCCTGAAAATAGGCTTCGGGCGAATCGGGGAAATCGATGTGGATAACCAGACGCACATCGGGCTTGTCAATGCCCATACCGAAGGCGTTGGTAGCTACCATTACACGAAACGTACCGTCCTGCCAGCCTTTCTGGCGCTGGTCTTTCGTATCGTTGTCCAGTCCGGCATGATAGAACGTAGCGCTGATGCCGTGCTGGTTCAGGAAAAGCGACACTTCTTTGGTGCGTTTCCGGTTGCGTGTATATACGATGGCAGAACCTGCCACTTGGCTCAAGATATGAATCAGTTCGCCCGCCTTGTCCTCGGTACGCCTGACAATGTAGGCAAGGTTCTTCCGCTCGAAACTCATGCGGAACACATTCTCCCGGCGGAACGCGAGGCGAAGCTGGATGTCTTTCACCACTTCGGGAGTGGCGGTAGCAGTCAGGGCAAGCACAGGAACCCCGGGGAGCAGCTTGCGGACATCGGCTATCTTGAGGTAAGCCGGACGGAAATCGTACCCCCATTGTGAGATGCAATGCGATTCGTCTACCGTAATCATGCTCACTTTCATGCTCCGGAGCTTGGCTTGGAACACTTCGGTATCAAGGCGTTCGGGAGAGATATAAAGGAATTTATAATCGCCGAAGATGCAATTCTCCAACGCCACGATGATTTCTTCGCGCGTCATGCCCGAATAAACGGCTACGGCTTTGATGCCCCGTGCGCGCAAGTGCTGCACCTGGTCTTTCATCAGGGCAATCAGCGGAGTGATGACCAGACACAACCCCGGCTTCGCCAAGGCGGGCACCTGGAAGGTTACGGACTTCCCTCCCCCTGTAGGCATCAGCCCCAATGTGTCCTCGCCCTTGCCGATACTGGCAATGATTTCTTCCTGTATGCCCCGGAAGTCCTCATATCCCCAGTACTGCTTCAATATGCTTTTATAATCGGTCATGCCTGTCTGCTCGGCTTGATATCTTCTATCTGCAATTGTACGTCTCCCCGCTTGTGGGTGTTTTCCTCAATGGTATAACAGATGTTGAACGATTGTTTGGTCTTGATGAAACGGGCTTGCGAGCTTTGCCCGAAAGCAATGCCGTTCATCACATTGTTTGACTTGTTGTCCACCAATTCCAGCTTGATATGCTCCTGATCACGCCCTACCACCTTGCTCGTCCCATAATCAAACACATTCATCGTACAGAATACGGGCTTGGGATTCTCCGGTCCGAAAGGATTGAACTTCTTCAGGTCGAAAAAGAACTTCGACGTAATGTCCCTGAAATCCAATTGCGCATCAATATCAATCGTGGCACTTGTCTGTTCGGGCAAGATATGGCGGGTGACATATTCCTCAAACCGCCGGGCAAACTCAGGCACATTCTCGACCTTCATCGAAAGACCTGCCGCATACGTATGCCCGCCGAAGTTTTCCAACAAGTCGCGGCAATACTCGATGGCTTTATACACATCGAATCCCGACACCGAACGTGCCGAGCCGGTAGCAAGTTCGTTCGTGCGAGTCAACACCACCGCCGGACGATAGTATATCTCAGTAAGGCGGGAAGCCACAATACCGATTACGCCCTTGTGCCAAGCCTCATTATAAATCACAATCGAGCGCCGCTGGGAAAGGTTTGCCAATTGGTCTACAATCTTGTTCGCTTCCTCGGTCATGTTCTTGTCGAGGTCCTTGCGTGTCTCGTTATACTGGTTTATCTGACGGGCTTTTTGCAAGGCGAGCGGAAAATCCTTCTCGATAAGAAGGTCTACAGCCTCTTTCCCGTTCTGGATGCGTCCCGACGCATTGATGCGCGGCCCTATCTTAAAGATGATATCGCTCATGGTAAGCTCTCTGTCCGAAAGCCCGCATACATCGATAATCGCCTTCAGCCCGATGCTGGGGTTGGTGTTCAATTGCTTCAACCCATGATAAGCCAGCACCCTGTTTTCGCCCATTACGGGCACGATGTCCGAGGCAATGCTTACCGCCACCAAATCAAGAAGCGGGGTCAATTGCTGGAACTCGATGCCATTGTTCAAGGCAAAAGCCTGCATGAACTTGAATCCCACCCCGCATCCCGACAGATGGCTATACGGGTAGGAGGCATCATGCCGTTTAGGGTTCAGAATAGCCACGGCAGGAGGCAACACCTCATCGGGCACATGATGGTCGCAGATAATAAAATCAATGCCTTTCTCTTTGGCATACGCGATTTCCTCTACCGCCTTAATGCCGCAATCCAACACAATGACAAGTTTCACACCCGTCTCGTATGCGTAATCCACTCCCTTCTTCGATACGCCATACCCCTCGTTATAACGGTCAGGGATATAGTAATCGATGTTCGAATAGAACTGTTGAAGGAATTTATACACCAACGCAACGGCGGTTGTGCCGTCCACGTCATAATCTCCATACACCATAATGCGCTCTTTCCGTCCCATAGCCTTATTAAGACGCTCCACAGCTCTGCTCATGTCTTTCATGAGGAAAGGGTCGTGCAGTTCGTTCAGTTGCGGGCGGAAGAAACGCTTGGCTTCTGCGGCGGAAGTAATCCCCCGCTCCAGCAACAAGCGGCATAGGACAGGGCTGATTCCTATCTCTTTCGCCAAAGCTTTAGCTGCTTCCCGTTCTTCTTGTGTAGGAGGTTGATAGTTCCATTTGTAGTTCATTTATATATTTTTTCTTTCTTTTTCCAAGTCCATATAGCAGGGCGTTTTCAAGCGTACGGAAAGTGCCCGAACCATTCAACTCGTAAAGTTAGGAAAAAAGAAAGAAAAAATCGCCTGATTCCCGAATTATTTTCAAGAACCAGGCGATTTTATACTTTTATTTGCATTCCATTTCACCACAGAGGACACATAGGCACATAGAGCTTATTTTTATTCCTCCGTGGTACTCTGTGTCCTCTGTGGTGAAATCCACTTTATTACAATCCTAATTTCTTGGCGATATCAGCCGGAATGGCTTTCTTATTCACCAAGATATTCAGCGTCTTGTATGCCGCGAAAGCTTTCGATGCATACCAAACGCCTTTATACTTGCCTTCAGTACCCCATGAATTCTTCACCATGAAATACTCCTTGCCGTTCTGGTCTTTGGCGATGCCGTAAATCAGCATGCCGTGATCATCAGTCGTTTCCCAGTTGTCGAAAGCAACTTGACGCATCTCCTGGGTCACGTTGATTTCCGGAAGCGGTTTCGAAGTCAATTCCTTGCGCTTGTCGGCTTGGCTCAATCCCAACCAACGTGCCATGTCCGACCCTGTAAGTTCGGCACCTTTCTCTACATCGGGACATACGGCAACCCCATCGCGGGTGAATCCCTGCTCGCTCACATCGGCTCCCCATGCGAAGGTATAGCCGGTGTTAATCGCATTCTCCATGACCTCCATCAACTCATCGATAGGCAAGTTATACGAAAGCGCATTGCGCCAGTTATCTTGCACCTCGATGCTGAACTGAGTATAGAACGGATGGTGTGTAAACGAAGTCAATGATACATAGTCGTCCATATTCAAGCCCAACGCCTCATCGGCAAAGGTACGCGGAGTATATGTTTTCCCTTTATACGTGAATTGTTCCGGACATTCACCCAAATAGGTGTCATAGATGGCACGCACACCGTTCTTCCATACCGGAGTCAGCTTTCTCAACTTGCCTTTGGCAATGGCGTTCACATATCCTTCGGCTACGGCATCCAGTTCGTTATGCACCGGAAGCTTTTCGCCATACATGATGCCCGGCATAGCTTCTTGCGGCACCATTCCATAGTTCTCATAACAATATACGATATCCTCAAAGCTTCCCCCGGGAGCAAATGAAGCGTCACCATGATAGCGTACATAATTCACCGCACGGTCTTGCATGGTGTGATGCACGACAAACATTTCAGAGAGGTCGAACTCCCCTTTTCCCGCATGAAGCAGTTCGGCTTCCAAAAAACCGAGGGTAGAGAATGCCCAACAGGTACTCGACTGGTTCTGGTCTTTGACAGACGTAATCGGATTTTCTTTCACGGTAGTAAAAACAAAGCCTTCTTCAGAAGCCTTGTCTTTTTTCGGGCCTTTCGCATACACATTTCCAAAGCAAACGCCCAGAGCTAAGATTACAACAAGTTTATTCATTATTATTTATGGTGTTAATTGTTAATAATTAATAGTTAATAACGGCGGATGCTTTCGACTTCCGCTATTCACCATTATCTATTAATTATTAATTGTTAATTACTTCATGATTTTTGTTAATTACTTCATGATTTCTTCCACTTCCTCAACGGTAATCGGGATATGCTTTTCACCGGTGAAGCGCGAACCGCCGGGGATAATCAAAATATCGTCTTCCAGACGGATGCCCCCGAAGTCCTTGTATGTGTCTATTGCATCGAAATTCAGGAAATCAGCATGCATTTTCTCCGCACGCCATTTGTCTATCAGGTCAGGAATGAAATAACAGCCCGGTTCATCGGTGATGACAAACCCCTCTTGCAGGCGG
The Phocaeicola salanitronis DSM 18170 genome window above contains:
- the recJ gene encoding single-stranded-DNA-specific exonuclease RecJ; this encodes MNYKWNYQPPTQEEREAAKALAKEIGISPVLCRLLLERGITSAAEAKRFFRPQLNELHDPFLMKDMSRAVERLNKAMGRKERIMVYGDYDVDGTTAVALVYKFLQQFYSNIDYYIPDRYNEGYGVSKKGVDYAYETGVKLVIVLDCGIKAVEEIAYAKEKGIDFIICDHHVPDEVLPPAVAILNPKRHDASYPYSHLSGCGVGFKFMQAFALNNGIEFQQLTPLLDLVAVSIASDIVPVMGENRVLAYHGLKQLNTNPSIGLKAIIDVCGLSDRELTMSDIIFKIGPRINASGRIQNGKEAVDLLIEKDFPLALQKARQINQYNETRKDLDKNMTEEANKIVDQLANLSQRRSIVIYNEAWHKGVIGIVASRLTEIYYRPAVVLTRTNELATGSARSVSGFDVYKAIEYCRDLLENFGGHTYAAGLSMKVENVPEFARRFEEYVTRHILPEQTSATIDIDAQLDFRDITSKFFFDLKKFNPFGPENPKPVFCTMNVFDYGTSKVVGRDQEHIKLELVDNKSNNVMNGIAFGQSSQARFIKTKQSFNICYTIEENTHKRGDVQLQIEDIKPSRQA
- a CDS encoding linear amide C-N hydrolase, producing MKIRTFFLVGALVALFAASLPVNACTGITLTSRDSTAIVARTIEWGGSDLNSQYVIVPRGYTQHSYTPDGTQGMSFTARYGYVGLAVEQKDFIAEGINEAGLSAGLFYFPNYGEYETYNPSQKDASIADLQLVSWILGQCATIDEVMESVRQAHVIAIDPRASTVHWRFADPAGRQVVLEITGGEPKFYENTLGVLTNSPGFEWHLTNLNNYVNLYPGSAPSQPLGNVRLASFGAGSGFLGIPGDVTPPSRFVRAAFYQATAPRQENAEKTVLQAFQILNNFDIPVGIEFAGGKVPADIPSATQWTSATDMKHRIIYFRTMYNSEIRSIRLKDIDFSKVSYQAVPLDKVKQQPIRTISITDCSQSEI
- a CDS encoding DMT family transporter — translated: MKEALLKLHLSVLIAGGTGVFGRVITLNEGLLVWYRLLLATLMFYVVLFVLDKLRKVQRRDAVRIAATGVLLALHWLFFYGSIKASNVSIGVVCLSLMSFFTALFDPLINRHRVSASEVLFSLIGVAGIVLIFHFDTRYRVGILMGILSSALASLFTICNKRVASDYPSGTVLLYEMGGGFAGLSLLLPFYLHFFPVMSLVPSAADWGSLLALASLCTVCLYILQIQVLKRISAFTFNLTYNLEPIYSIILAMIIFGEAKDLNASFYAGLGMIFLSVVMQTLRVVRQMKKR
- a CDS encoding C1 family peptidase, which encodes MNKLVVILALGVCFGNVYAKGPKKDKASEEGFVFTTVKENPITSVKDQNQSSTCWAFSTLGFLEAELLHAGKGEFDLSEMFVVHHTMQDRAVNYVRYHGDASFAPGGSFEDIVYCYENYGMVPQEAMPGIMYGEKLPVHNELDAVAEGYVNAIAKGKLRKLTPVWKNGVRAIYDTYLGECPEQFTYKGKTYTPRTFADEALGLNMDDYVSLTSFTHHPFYTQFSIEVQDNWRNALSYNLPIDELMEVMENAINTGYTFAWGADVSEQGFTRDGVAVCPDVEKGAELTGSDMARWLGLSQADKRKELTSKPLPEINVTQEMRQVAFDNWETTDDHGMLIYGIAKDQNGKEYFMVKNSWGTEGKYKGVWYASKAFAAYKTLNILVNKKAIPADIAKKLGL
- a CDS encoding RecQ family ATP-dependent DNA helicase → MTDYKSILKQYWGYEDFRGIQEEIIASIGKGEDTLGLMPTGGGKSVTFQVPALAKPGLCLVITPLIALMKDQVQHLRARGIKAVAVYSGMTREEIIVALENCIFGDYKFLYISPERLDTEVFQAKLRSMKVSMITVDESHCISQWGYDFRPAYLKIADVRKLLPGVPVLALTATATPEVVKDIQLRLAFRRENVFRMSFERKNLAYIVRRTEDKAGELIHILSQVAGSAIVYTRNRKRTKEVSLFLNQHGISATFYHAGLDNDTKDQRQKGWQDGTFRVMVATNAFGMGIDKPDVRLVIHIDFPDSPEAYFQEAGRAGRDGQKAYAVLLYAQADKTILKKRIGDTFPEKDYIRQVYEHINYYYQMAMGDGRGCTFAFNIDEFCQNFKHFPVRVDSALKILTRAGYLEYTDEQDNASRLIFTLRRDELYRINENNPDTESLLRVILRSYTGVFSDYAYISEEILARRSGLTRQQVYDTLILLTKRHVLHYIPGKKTPYIIYTRERQNTVVLSKEVYEDRKDSYEKRIHAMLDYAESDGKCRSRMLLRYFGEKNGHNCGQCDVCLEKHASGLRKGEYEDIAHGIFSLLAEASRIPQEIIHALPFEEEKILKSLAYLLAEEQIIQKEGRLYRHE